In the genome of Lathyrus oleraceus cultivar Zhongwan6 chromosome 4, CAAS_Psat_ZW6_1.0, whole genome shotgun sequence, the window CATTTTTCCTTGGAGCTTGAGCTCTCGGCTGTTGATAGATAAGAGTTGTTGGTGCTTGTTGATAAGCTGGAGGAACCGAATCACGTTGTTGAACTGGAGTCGATCGATAAACCAGAGGCGCTTGATAGGCCTGAGCAGGTTGTTGATTAAAGGCGGGCGTCACAACAGCCACATACGGTTGTGGGGCGTATTGAACGGGATACAGGGGCTGCTGATATGGAAAGGGTTTTTGAACATACTTCTGAGGTGAATATTGTTGTTGTCTCCTTCTTGGAGGGGCTCTTCCTTGGCCAACAGTCACAACATttgtttccccttccttctttttGGGAAACCCTCCAGAGAACTTCTTTGGATTAGCATTTGAAGTTCCAGCTACAGCCGCAAGTTTTCCATTTCTTAAACCATACTCGACGCGAGCCCCTATAGCAACAAGCTCGGAGAATCCCAAGGAAGcacttccaaccatcttctcataGAATTGGGGTTGGACAGTGTCGATAAATAGTTCGGCCAATTCCTTTTCAGCAAGAGGTGGTTCAACTTGAGAAGCCagttccctccatctctgagcatactccttgaaggaCTCCTTCTCATGCTGGAACATGCTTTGCAACTGTcttctgtcaggcgccatgtccatgttgtatttATAGTGTTTTATGAACGCATCTGACAGGTCTTGGAAACATCTGATCCTATTCTAATCCAGACTTAAATACCACTTGGAAGGAGCCCCACTCAAGCTATCTTGAAAACAGTGGATCATCAGCTTGTTGTCTTCCACGTGTGCAGCCATTTTTCGgtaatacatgatgagatggctCTTTGGACAAGTATGCCCCTTATATTTGTCAAAGTCTGGAGTTTTGAATTTGGCCGGAATCACCAACCCAGATACAAGGCACATTTCTTTGGCGGCAGATCCAAAGATGTGGTCTTCTTCTAAATCTCGAAACTTCTTCTCAAGGAGTTGCATGTTCTCCTTTACTTCTCTGAAATCCTCAAATCTTACTTTGTCACCAACAATGGTTGATTCGACAGTATGATACATGTGATGTTGATCTTCAAAGTACGGAATATGCCTAGCATAGGCAGCTGGTGAAGCAACAATATGGATGATTGGGCGCGCGTCGGTATAAACCGGTAATGGTATGGCTTGTTGGACAGATTGCCCCATGTCGTGCATTACTTCCGCTCGAGGGACGAAGTCGTAAGGTAGCCCATACAGAGGAAGGGTTGAGGGTAACGTCCTCTGAGGTTGGACTTCCACTGTCGGGCCCGTGGTCTCTAAAATCACGGTCGCTTGCGGAATCTCAAATCTGAAGGTTAAAGCTTGCAGCATCTCTCTCATCTGGGACATGCCTCCCTTGATCTCGTCCAGTTCAGCTCTAACTCGGGCGCTCTCTTGCTCTTGTTCAGCCATCCTTTGTCTTGCTCGGGCGCGAGTATTGTACTGGTGTTGAAGATTTAGCGTGAAACTGGTGGAAGAAAGGGCGGAGTGAGTCTCTATTTTGAcaatgtatgaatgcatgtatggatgcatcttgtttgcaaaactcttggttagtttcaGTCATTTATTTCAGAAATGCCACAACATTTATTCGCAAATATTTAAAGTAATAAGGAAataaaacacaataaaatgaatACCAAAAACGATTTTTCATTAATTCAGAGcaaagttcaaatacaaacaacgTGCTTATGGCTTATGGGCTTTCCGAACCGTAGCAAGGTAGGTAGTCATCCCTTCCAACATCGCCTTACAAAATTTAATGAAATTAAAGACTTGATGCAGGGTGTTCtctggacacatgcaccaatcagcttCTTGTAGTTTCTCAGGTAGCTCTTGCATGACAAAATTCACAAATCTGGACAGCCTCATAAATTTGCCCTTCCACTCAGTGTAAAGCCCTTGGAGGTCTTGAATGATGCGcaagttgtaacaccccgataaaataagataattatttaaattgagttaataatatatttattaatttaattaaataattggaatttttatattattggaattattattattgggtcattattttattttattggaaaaaaagttggaagttagagaaaggtcccatttagtaaaaaggttcattttcacgtgaaaaggaaaaagagacagaaagtggaaaaagggcaaagagaacaagggttgaaggaaggaaaagcttgaagctcagagattgccggattaactcaggtaaggggggtttatcatcgtttaatgggtattatgggataatatgtcatgggtagtgataaaccattgattgatctctgaattggatgattatgatgaaaattgtgaaatgttggatgaacgaaattgggttataattgagaggaattcgtaggaattagatgcaatagtgttaggatttgtgaaatcgaataggtTATAATTCgtattagatgatatgaatgattattgtgtaaaattggactgtagaaggttgaattggatagatctcgtagcagagaaagccattgcagatctgggaattctggtttctggtcatacgcgtatggcactaggcaatacgcgtatgagatggcatggtacgcgtatggcactaggcaatacgcgtatggatgaggaagatgatgttttgaacgtgttttggtctctgttggtacgcgtatggagaagtgatacgcgtagcatacgcgtatgagatggtgttacgcgtatgagatttggtcaggagatgggccatacgcgtatggggttaggcaatacgcgtatgggcaggattgtgattttcctgagctgttgttgtgcagtttttaactgttcagctgagtaacgtaatgcagatgatgtatgatatattagggatcatttcccgttgttttgagtaatataggtattagtagagtgtgctaatactgtggttgttatttggcatgatatgatatgcttatgtgataaaatactgatgatgtgtgatggtatgcatgatgctgtgaatgtatcagttatgtgtgcatttgtgaatagactgttttatggcttagagtgtgagcatatatctattcttgaatttgttgttgatgatgtagcattgctaggtgattagcatgcatgttgtggcctttatggtggtagctaattcccatggtgaggaattagtgatgagttattgtggattgttgtgatggttgcatgctaggtgatttagcgtgcatagcatagcccttggggtggtagctaattcccatggtgaggaattagtgatgtgagtcactaggtctcaaatgagtgggactagtgagcttggtagccgtacctggatttggtcggtgaggttgaactatatgttcacgagtagtcggtaccgcatgcatggagtctcattgcataatatatgtatgtattccaatattatacgtgtgttttatggttgttttgagtttgagtatgatgatggtgatgattatgagttgatattgccgttgctgaatatgtgtaatctgattagggtgatgatatgtgttatattacttagcattacatgatagtctataatgcttattataccgattgaggaactcacccttacaactatgttttcaggtaacgagcaatgattgaatagaagctagtcctgggagtctagtgtagtccttagcgggtcatgctctggtagatgtaacatcgggacgggatgttttactatgttttcttttggttgttgaacaactttacatgtaatgtagtacatgatttgaatgttgttattttgtatccgctgcgaattatgcaaaagtgccttattttgattaaataaatgagcatgacaggatattttgatgaatggtgtgaaatgattgtgtgacacccttcggggcataattactctgattgatatttttattattttaactaaatatttggggtattttagaagggtgttacattagtggtatcagagcatagtcggtcgagtcgagtcgtaattattctgtttcccctgtacgggacaggtgttgtgtaaccctatcagtacttattgttttagcttgttgggttttcagaatagagatggctggaagaggtagagatgatgctgcaatcgctgaggctctgggtatgctagctggagtacttggaggaaatccgaatgttgtgggaatgggagctgctcgtcaactgagtgagttccagaagaacaatcctccaatgttcaagggagcatacgatccagatggtgctcagaagtggttgaaggaaatcgagaggatcttccgagtgactgagtgtgccgacaaccagaaggtcaggttcggtacgcatatgctgtcagaggaagcagatgattggtgggttgctacccgcactgagttggaaactgctgggaatgctgagatcacttgggctgtgttcagagagagattcctgaggaagtactttccagaggatgtcagaggaaagaaagagatagagttcttggaattgaagcagggcaatcggtctgttactgagtatgctgctaagttcacagagctgtcgaagtattacactccctatgctgaggctactggagaattttcaaagtgtgtgaagtttgagaacggattacgtcccgagatcaagcaggctattggatatcagcggatcagagtgttttctgatttggttgactgttgcaggatttttgaacaggattccaaggctagagcggagagctatcagcaaagggttgataggaaaggcaagaatcagagtgatcgtgggaaaccgtatgcagctggcaaaggtttccagagacagagtgggatgaagaggcctagtgggggagactctagtgcccctgctaagtgttacagatgtggtcaggctggacatcgtttccatgagtgtaccagtgctgagaagaagtgtttcaagtgtggcaagggtggtcacttggctgcagagtgccggttgaagactatgacttgtttcaactgcggagaggtgggtcatatcagcccacagtgtcctaagccgaagaaagagaatcagtcgggaggcaaggtctttgctttatcaggttctgagacttctgcagatgatcgtttgatccgaggtacgtgttatattaatggctttcctcttgtagctattattgacacaggtgcgactcattcctttatatctttggattgtgctgtgaaacttaagttagagatatctgagatgcttggaagtatggtgattgatactcctgcgaagggttcagtgactactacttcagtttgtttaaattgtcctttgagtatttttggtagagactttggggtggacctagtgtgtcttccacta includes:
- the LOC127138121 gene encoding uncharacterized protein LOC127138121; translation: MAEQEQESARVRAELDEIKGGMSQMREMLQALTFRFEIPQATVILETTGPTVEVQPQRTLPSTLPLYGLPYDFVPRAEVMHDMGQSVQQAIPLPVYTDARPIIHIVASPAAYARHIPYFEDQHHMYHTVESTIVGDKVRFEDFREVKENMQLLEKKFRDLEEDHIFGSAAKEMCLVSGLVIPAKFKTPDFDKYKGHTCPKSHLIMYYRKMAAHVEDNKLMIHCFQDSLSGAPSKWYLSLD